A single Mustela lutreola isolate mMusLut2 chromosome X, mMusLut2.pri, whole genome shotgun sequence DNA region contains:
- the LOC131821710 gene encoding putative P2Y purinoceptor 10 isoform X1 encodes MNSTSSFNNKFVSYQQDLCHPELSSFTLSSLQRNKSANPDKAPGRNYNSTAYLDEYTEIFKMDSNSTSNDCSATNVTFQNSLYAGTYILIFIPGLLANSAALWVLCRFISKKNKAIIFMINLSVADLAHVLSLPLRIYYYISHHWPFQKALCLLCFYLKYLNMYASICFLTCISLQRCFFLLKPFRARNWKRRYDVGISAAIWIIVGTACLPFPLLRSTYLGNKTESCFADLGYKKMNAVALVGMITVAELAGFVVPVVIIAWCTWKTIISLRQPPVAFQGISERQKALRMVFMCAAVFFICFTPYHINFIFYTMVKETIISSCPIVQSTLYFHPFCLCLASLCCLLDPILYYFMASEFRDQLSRHGSSVIRSRLMSRESGSSMVS; translated from the exons ATGAACTCAACTTCCTCTTTCAACAACAAATTTGTCAGTTATCAGCAGGATCTGTGCCACCCAGAGTTAAGCTCTTTCACCCTCAGCTCCCTGCAAAGAAACAAGAGTGCTAATCCTGACAAGGCTCCAGG CAGGAATTATAACTCCACTGCTTACCTTGATGAGTATACTGAAATATTCAAGATGGATAGCAACAGTACCAGCAATGACTGCAGTGCTACTAATGTGACATTTCAGAACTCCCTCTATGCAGGCACCTACATCCTCATATTCATCCCTGGTCTTCTGGCCAACAGTGCAGCTTTGTGGGTTCTGTGCCGCTTCATcagcaaaaaaaataaagccatcatTTTCATGATCAACCTCTCCGTGGCTGATCTTGCTCATGTACTGTCCTTACCCCTCCGGATTTACTATTATATCAGCCACCACTGGCCCTTCCAGAAGGCCCTTTGCCTACTGTGCTTCTACCTGAAATATCTCAACATGTATGCAAGCATTTGTTTCCTGACGTGCATCAGCCTTCAGAGATGTTTCTTTCTCCTCAAGCCCTTTAGGGCCAGAAACTGGAAACGTAGGTATGATGTGGGCATCAGTGCTGCCATCTGGATCATCGTGGGAACTGCCTGCTTGCCATTTCCCCTTCTGAGAAGCACCTACTTAGGCAACAAAACTGAGTCCTGTTTTGCTGATCTTGGTTATAAGAAAATGAATGCAGTGGCTTTGGTTGGAATGATTACAGTTGCTGAGCTGGCAGGATTTGTTGTCCCAGTGGTTATCATCGCATGGTGTACTTGGAAAACTATTATATCCCTGAGACAGCCACCAGTGGCTTTCCAAGGAATCAGTGAGCGGCAGAAAGCACTGCGGATGGTTTTTATGTGTGCTGCAGTCTTTTTCATCTGCTTCACTCCTTAccatattaactttattttttacactATGGTGAAGGAAACCATCATTAGTAGTTGTCCCATTGTCCAAAGCACACTTTATTTCCACCCTTTTTGTCTGTGCCTTGCCAGTCTCTGCTGTCTTTTGGATCCAATTCTCTATTATTTCATGGCCTCAGAGTTCCGTGACCAGCTATCTCGCCATGGAAGCTCTGTGATCCGTTCCCGCCTTATGAGCAGAGAGAGTGGTTCATCAATGGTTAGCTAA
- the LOC131821710 gene encoding putative P2Y purinoceptor 10 isoform X3 — translation MDSNSTSNDCSATNVTFQNSLYAGTYILIFIPGLLANSAALWVLCRFISKKNKAIIFMINLSVADLAHVLSLPLRIYYYISHHWPFQKALCLLCFYLKYLNMYASICFLTCISLQRCFFLLKPFRARNWKRRYDVGISAAIWIIVGTACLPFPLLRSTYLGNKTESCFADLGYKKMNAVALVGMITVAELAGFVVPVVIIAWCTWKTIISLRQPPVAFQGISERQKALRMVFMCAAVFFICFTPYHINFIFYTMVKETIISSCPIVQSTLYFHPFCLCLASLCCLLDPILYYFMASEFRDQLSRHGSSVIRSRLMSRESGSSMVS, via the coding sequence ATGGATAGCAACAGTACCAGCAATGACTGCAGTGCTACTAATGTGACATTTCAGAACTCCCTCTATGCAGGCACCTACATCCTCATATTCATCCCTGGTCTTCTGGCCAACAGTGCAGCTTTGTGGGTTCTGTGCCGCTTCATcagcaaaaaaaataaagccatcatTTTCATGATCAACCTCTCCGTGGCTGATCTTGCTCATGTACTGTCCTTACCCCTCCGGATTTACTATTATATCAGCCACCACTGGCCCTTCCAGAAGGCCCTTTGCCTACTGTGCTTCTACCTGAAATATCTCAACATGTATGCAAGCATTTGTTTCCTGACGTGCATCAGCCTTCAGAGATGTTTCTTTCTCCTCAAGCCCTTTAGGGCCAGAAACTGGAAACGTAGGTATGATGTGGGCATCAGTGCTGCCATCTGGATCATCGTGGGAACTGCCTGCTTGCCATTTCCCCTTCTGAGAAGCACCTACTTAGGCAACAAAACTGAGTCCTGTTTTGCTGATCTTGGTTATAAGAAAATGAATGCAGTGGCTTTGGTTGGAATGATTACAGTTGCTGAGCTGGCAGGATTTGTTGTCCCAGTGGTTATCATCGCATGGTGTACTTGGAAAACTATTATATCCCTGAGACAGCCACCAGTGGCTTTCCAAGGAATCAGTGAGCGGCAGAAAGCACTGCGGATGGTTTTTATGTGTGCTGCAGTCTTTTTCATCTGCTTCACTCCTTAccatattaactttattttttacactATGGTGAAGGAAACCATCATTAGTAGTTGTCCCATTGTCCAAAGCACACTTTATTTCCACCCTTTTTGTCTGTGCCTTGCCAGTCTCTGCTGTCTTTTGGATCCAATTCTCTATTATTTCATGGCCTCAGAGTTCCGTGACCAGCTATCTCGCCATGGAAGCTCTGTGATCCGTTCCCGCCTTATGAGCAGAGAGAGTGGTTCATCAATGGTTAGCTAA
- the LOC131821710 gene encoding putative P2Y purinoceptor 10 isoform X2 gives MNSTSSFNNKFVSYQQDLCHPELSSFTLSSLQRNKSANPDKAPGNYNSTAYLDEYTEIFKMDSNSTSNDCSATNVTFQNSLYAGTYILIFIPGLLANSAALWVLCRFISKKNKAIIFMINLSVADLAHVLSLPLRIYYYISHHWPFQKALCLLCFYLKYLNMYASICFLTCISLQRCFFLLKPFRARNWKRRYDVGISAAIWIIVGTACLPFPLLRSTYLGNKTESCFADLGYKKMNAVALVGMITVAELAGFVVPVVIIAWCTWKTIISLRQPPVAFQGISERQKALRMVFMCAAVFFICFTPYHINFIFYTMVKETIISSCPIVQSTLYFHPFCLCLASLCCLLDPILYYFMASEFRDQLSRHGSSVIRSRLMSRESGSSMVS, from the exons ATGAACTCAACTTCCTCTTTCAACAACAAATTTGTCAGTTATCAGCAGGATCTGTGCCACCCAGAGTTAAGCTCTTTCACCCTCAGCTCCCTGCAAAGAAACAAGAGTGCTAATCCTGACAAGGCTCCAGG GAATTATAACTCCACTGCTTACCTTGATGAGTATACTGAAATATTCAAGATGGATAGCAACAGTACCAGCAATGACTGCAGTGCTACTAATGTGACATTTCAGAACTCCCTCTATGCAGGCACCTACATCCTCATATTCATCCCTGGTCTTCTGGCCAACAGTGCAGCTTTGTGGGTTCTGTGCCGCTTCATcagcaaaaaaaataaagccatcatTTTCATGATCAACCTCTCCGTGGCTGATCTTGCTCATGTACTGTCCTTACCCCTCCGGATTTACTATTATATCAGCCACCACTGGCCCTTCCAGAAGGCCCTTTGCCTACTGTGCTTCTACCTGAAATATCTCAACATGTATGCAAGCATTTGTTTCCTGACGTGCATCAGCCTTCAGAGATGTTTCTTTCTCCTCAAGCCCTTTAGGGCCAGAAACTGGAAACGTAGGTATGATGTGGGCATCAGTGCTGCCATCTGGATCATCGTGGGAACTGCCTGCTTGCCATTTCCCCTTCTGAGAAGCACCTACTTAGGCAACAAAACTGAGTCCTGTTTTGCTGATCTTGGTTATAAGAAAATGAATGCAGTGGCTTTGGTTGGAATGATTACAGTTGCTGAGCTGGCAGGATTTGTTGTCCCAGTGGTTATCATCGCATGGTGTACTTGGAAAACTATTATATCCCTGAGACAGCCACCAGTGGCTTTCCAAGGAATCAGTGAGCGGCAGAAAGCACTGCGGATGGTTTTTATGTGTGCTGCAGTCTTTTTCATCTGCTTCACTCCTTAccatattaactttattttttacactATGGTGAAGGAAACCATCATTAGTAGTTGTCCCATTGTCCAAAGCACACTTTATTTCCACCCTTTTTGTCTGTGCCTTGCCAGTCTCTGCTGTCTTTTGGATCCAATTCTCTATTATTTCATGGCCTCAGAGTTCCGTGACCAGCTATCTCGCCATGGAAGCTCTGTGATCCGTTCCCGCCTTATGAGCAGAGAGAGTGGTTCATCAATGGTTAGCTAA